aaattaaaataaacatgtgcTGCACTTACTGTTTCGTATGATTATGTTCTACTGGCTTCTTCTAACTTTGAAACATAAGCATTTAAAACACTGTCACATACAATGTTATAATATTTCTAtctcttcttccttttcttccaTTTGTTCTCTGAGACACAGCCATTGAGGAATATGCtcacatttttgtccattcctGTTTGGTTCTTCAGAAAGCTCTCCAGTGTCTTTAGAGAAACCTCCACTACACTGTGGCCCACTATCTCATTGAGTCCATACGCTGCATAGGAGGGGAACATATACCTCACTTCATATGGTGAGTTACGATCATACCGAGGGCAGCAGTACGCTGACCACAGGTGCTTAGGGATGGCCATGCGGTCCTGCCCACCTCTACGAATGGTCAACCCAGAAATTGTCACCCCAGTTACCACGTACGAAACACCTCGGCAGAAGTTGTTGAGTCGTCGTCTTATTCTGTCTGTGTATGCTGTCCAGGAACCTTCCACAAAGTCAGTGATCTGAGGCACCACGTTAGTAAGAGTGTAGGTAGCAGCTTTGTCCTGGTTGTCAGCCTGATGCTGGTCTGGGTTCAGTGGCCCACGTTCATACTCCACAGCATCAACGTAGTCCTCCAACATGGCCTGGCTATCCTCAATCAATGGGTCAGTCTTgtcactagggggcagtgtttGCATGTTTCCACTCTCCTCCTCAGAGGCTAACTGGAGGGAAGggaataaaaaatgtttaccaTGAAAAAGATGTACAAATGGTcaaaatgaaatttacacaattttcagcCAAGACAAGATTgttgtttgaagtttgcttcttcggttttgcactggagctataaggctaatgtagttaataagtaatggaaacttataGCCCTCAGTTAgcactgtgtatgtgtggatacaagcttccatttctttttggttttcTTACTTCAGTGCCAGCTGGTGCccataagcttctattacttgttagccacattaacctcaacaacaaaacaaaagaaacagacttcagacaccaaacatgtcttgtctgattgactacatttgaggtgaggggtaaaatgtttaatttgatttttgtatgttttttaaaccattgctttaaaaatggttctgtgcaaaagtcaaagacacCCAAGCACATTATTTAAAGACATTTATCTTGTCAATGAGTGTGTATTTGCATCTAAAAACACATGTTTCCTCATGTCTTTGTGAAAtagaacaaagtttggttctAGATGTCTCCTGGCTGCCCCAGCCATCACATGGAACTattaaattccatcaccagtacacttgatttaacataatttaaTAATGCTTAGCCAGGTATTAGATGGTAACTACAAATATTACCTGCTTTCCACAAAGAGAAGttttacattgttaaaaaaGTCATACATAATATCActattaattgattaattgttatttatatttattatcagtGTATTTCtgactaaatactgaaaaaaatgtattataattttTAGGTGCCTAAatcttttgcatagtactgtatattCACTAACTGACCACTGACTTGACATAATTTTTAGTCCACACTAAGTTTATAACTATTAAAGAGCCTGTATCATGACAAAAATCCTCACCTTTTTGAAATCAAAGAGTTTGATGCTAAATGTAAAGAGTGTCAAAGTATAAAATGTACTGCTCACTCTTCAGGCCACATAGTCCATATATTTATAACAGTTGGgaacgaggaggcggacgcacgtgctgaggtAAGCAacgtttattaagggcaaatccagggtcatagtcaagccggtccagggtcaaacatccaacacagtgagcaggagggacagacatgacgaaatgaacactgaatcacaccaaacaccacgagaataTAATACATCCAACAATTCAGacagttcagacaaagaccagtcCAGACAAAGGGCAGACACAGGGCTAAAATACAACAGGgccaacaagggatcacaagacacaggtgggaacaatcaggggtggagtcactaaacaagggggctggactacaaaaccaaaaaaaagaacatacgggctcaacacaacacaacacaacacggacacatggacaggactggtaGGGGCCAATCGAGAGAATATTACAGCTAAGCTTCacaaacatgtttgtttgtttttttttaacttttttttggtGATGTCATTAAAACCAATGTATTTACATGCATCTGAAAATTCAGACTACAGTggcttagctccacccattcatgctgaagctTTAAGGGATGTTTTACCCTcagcttttttgaaaaaggCACAGTACAGAGCAGCTAGAACAAAGGTCATTTAGATACATTCATATATATTAAAGGCACAACCTGTGTAAtactaaaggataaagagacaCTGTGAAAAAGATCAGGATATGGACCCTTTGTGGAACTGGACAGTGGactgtttctttttaaatccaCAGTATTTAGTTTTCATGGCCTTGTACATGGTTTTCAATCACAGGTTATTTTATGAAATGATTGTACTCCACATAATTTGTAGTACATCATATAGTCTGTGTGTGCAATTTGGCTACAAGTAACACAATAAAGCATATAAGACAAGCAAAACTCTTTCATCTACCTGAGGTTCATACATCCATGGAGTGTCCATCCTCCTCTGTCCATCTGATTTCTTGAATGTGTAGGCTGAATAGAGAGCCAGACGTCGACTGCTGTCGTACAGAGTGGCATAGCGTGGTTTGTCTCCATATCGCTGGCAAATTTTCTTTAGGTTTCCTCCTCGGATGCCAGTGGGTGCTGTGCGCATGTAGAGGAACTGACTGCACTCTTTAAAGCTGTCAGAGACTGTAGCTCCTGACACTCTTAATCCTGCCAAGAGGAGAAGAGTAAAGAGAGGAATCCCCACAGGAGCCATCACACAGTCTGATGATGTAATGATGATGACGATAATGATGATGAGAATGATGATGTATACAGTTGAAAGCTGATCCAGGCGTATTTTTTAGTACTGTAAGTCAGAGGGAACatggcgagagagagatagtgtatGCAAatgtcagtgactgtgtttggcCAATAGGAGATCAGTGGTGTGAGTCAGTTCATAAAACAGTTTGACCTTGGTATTGCATTAGTGCAGCTGAAAGCAATTtggttctcagcactgcaaatGGAACATAATCATATGTcaaaaaatatgccataacttttgcacaggccacattattatattatatttatttttccaggaagtaaaaagtaattgtgcattaaaatctgcagaagtgtatactctgtagaggatgtgttaaattacTTTGACTTAGTAAatcagaaaaacatattttaaataccCAAATTTTGCATGGAACTGTATTGGACATGGAGCTCAGAAAGcgagcaaataaatacatttaacagaaaccCTGCATTCTATTACTACTGTAATTCATATGGTAAAGCATCTGAGTCTGTTTGGGGCTTTTAGTGAAGGAAAGAAACAGGGTATTAAACTCCCATGAAACTTTGAACCACTGCAGACTATCTATGTATTCCACATATAGCCCTTACAAAGGAAAGTATACCTATAgctcattttattaagtaaacttAAGTTCAACTATATTTCTCAAGTATACTTTATGTAGTAATTATATTAATAGCAATGTACTAGGTGTACACTTGCACGTTTACTATTTCAATACTTCATTGTTAAATTGGCCCACTTTTTAGTTTATACAAGTATACTTTTAGGTATACTTTAGGTGTAAAAGTagtaaaatttaaatatgaGTACACAACTCCATCcaagttttattttgtacttGAACGATACTGTGAACTACACTATAAGTGAATAAGCGAGGGCCTAGTTCTTCCTCATGGCTGAGGGTGAGAGCATCTCTATGCTACTCCGCACAGTCTACATAATGTAGATGTCATCGGAAAACTGTCGTGTTAAATATCCCCTCAAGAACACATACAGAATACCTGTATTATCCACGTTTTGCCAGGTTACTGTAACTTGTTACCTCTTCTGAAGGAGGCTGTTTATTTTCAGCTTGTGGCCTAACACTATGTTCAAGTATTTACTTCAtggtaaatactaaaaaaatcatcagaaatgttcattaaactttaaaaaattaaatgaaaaagtgtATTAGCCCCCCAAAAAgtgaagatttttttgttaattttaggACTAATTCCAGTGCATATTAGTAAAGATAaacatgctttgttttttttttctttttagaaacCAACCTTCCATATAAGCCATTTATACCCAGTCTTTTTCATATAATAGAGTTTTACAGCATTGACAGATCTCTGGGCAAATCTCTTCAGCTGGCGTTAAATAAAGTGCACCCGTTCTGTAGAAAAACTGTAAAGAAAGTGCACCCTTTAATGTCAAAGTTCACCATTAATAGaagttatttgaaaaatatttgaaattaaaccagccattaggggtgtactttgtgtacttctggtgccggtcccaagcccggataaatggtgagggttacGTCAGGAAGGGcctccggcgtaaaacttgtgccaaaactatcatgcgaatcacaaatattattgccataccggatcagaCGAGgtccgggttaacaacgaccgcctcctgtgctgttgaccagcagggtgccagtggaaattggactactgtaggtcgaagaccatcaaagaggagaggaggaaggcgggttagaaggcagcgagagagaaggaaaggcaggagtgtggaggttagagtagagactctgaacatagggacaatgactggtaaaggcagagagcttgcagacatgatggagagaaggaaggtagctattctgtgtgtccaggagaccagatggaaaggaagcaaggccaggaacattggaggtggattcaaactgttctatcatggtgtagagaggaagagaaatggagtagggataatcctaaagcaacagcttgtgaaaagtgttctggatgtaaagaaagtgtcagacaggatcataagcctgaagttggaggttgatggtgtaattttgaatgtggtcagttcatatgcaccacaggttggttgtcagttagaggagaaagaggaattttgagtaagatggatgaagtggtagatggtgtccctagagaggagagattagtgattggtgcagacttcaatggacatgttggtgaagggaacagaggggatgaagaggtgctgggtatgtggtggaatgaggaagtccaggagactattcagaagaagaaggtagctaagaaaaagtgggatatccagagagatgaaggaagtaggcaggagtactgtgaggctagacGCATAGcgaaaaagaatggtggcaaaggcaaaggctcaggcctctgatgagctgtatgagaggctggacagtaaagaaggagtaaaggacttgtatcgtttggctaaacagagagttagagctggaaaggatgtacagcaggttaggctgataaaggatagagagggaaatgtactagtgagtgaacagagagtgttgagtagatggaaggagtactttgaagaactaatgaatgaagaaaacgagagagagaggaggacaacggggggagagatagtggatcaggaagtgcagagaattagtaaggtggaagtgagggcagctttaaaaaggatgaagaatggaaaggcagttggtccagatgacatacctgtggaggtatggagatgtttaggagagaaggcagtggactttttaaccaggttgtttaacaaaatcctggagagtgagaggaatcctgatgagtggagaagcagtgtactggtccccatttttaagaacaagggtgatgtgcagagctgcagtaactacagaggtataaggcgagaggtccagatcagtgagcagcagtttggtttcatccccagaaagagtaccacagatgcagattttgcgttgagagtgttggtagagaagtagagagaaggtcagaaggagctacattgtgtctttgtggatctagagaaggcatttgatagggtgccaagacaggaactgtggtactgtatgaggaagtcaggtgtagctgaaaagtatgttagggtggtgcaagacatgtatgaggatagtgagacagtggttaggtgtgcagttggagtgacaaatggtttcaaggtgcaggtagggttacatcagggatcagctttgagccccttcttgtttgcttCAAATGACTtcatgacttcaaatatcttgggtcaactaTCCAGAGCATTTTatggttctacaattacagacactAGTCTGTTTcactacatactttgttagccaattttctaaaaataagtgaacatcaCTTCTGCttggaacaaacttaaatatgacattcctgcaaatgttaaaaattaaatataaattgtgcaaAATCTGAACACCACTTTACTTGCTCCACTAGTGTTTTTTGACACATAAGGCCTAAAGTGTAAACACTTTCACAACATAATACATTCTGCAACCCTTTTAAGACCTCTCATGGTGTTTTGCGTACACTCAACAACCGTGGGCTCACCTAAGCAGCTGACAGAGGATCTGAAACTAAAGAAAACTGACTCTATAGACTATATAATACATCTGAACACTTTCCACTTACAGTTTTTACGGTCTGAAATGACATCAGCTAGATGCACTCTCAGTCCCAGTGACGTCCCGTGCACATGCACCCTGCCACAATGGCAGAAGCAGCCCAAAGGCATGGTAACttttggctgctgctgcttaGTGATATCATcacttaattcatttttaatctaTAACACATCTAGAGAGTTATATTTAATGTAGCTCCctcttgaaaaaaaatgaacccattaaaagtgttggttcctggtggttttcagtagtCTCTAAtgatattctgtgttttcctgatgggttgatatcacagtgtaaaggattctgatcGGTTAATCGTGTGTCTTGGTACTGATTCCACATACATTTGATCGTTTCCTAATTGTCTCTAAGGCCATGttcacacagcagataacagtgGCTTAAATCTGATTCTCACCaaaccagatttttttgtttgtctgttcacTTTATCTTCTAAAAGTGACCTGTATGTATCAGTGTGAACAGATCAGCTAAACCGTCCctcatgcgcaaaagaacaacgcttcacgtggctcatccagaggtgaACAATCTGCCGCTGTAGGTGCTTTCAGTTCTgccttcgccagcatcacaggagcgattatgaagtttcactgactgacagctgggctcagcacccagaatgtgttcgagatttgtgccacttttacctgctgtgtacaCACATAGCCTAACTGCAACCCACCCACCCATTTTCTAacccgcttctccgtcagggtcgcgggggggtggggcgtgctggagcctatccgaGTGGTCATcagacggaaggcaggatacaccttggacaggtcggcagtccatcgcagggcagacagacatacacagtcacacacacacatacacacctaggggcaatttagcatgaccAATTGacctgaccgcatgtctttggactgtgggaggaaacccacgctgacacgggagaacatgcaaactccacacagagaggaccccggtcacccggccggggaatcgaacccaggccctcctcgctgtgaggcgaggCTACCCATCGttccaccgtgccgccccctaACTGcaaccattaagccaattccgTTTAAGCAGCTAAACCACCGGATTTTATTCATAACTGCCCTGCAAACACAGATACCTTGTGACAACTCATCACGACGTTGTCTGCTTGGTGCTCTCTACATTGTCACAACATAGCACCAATTCATGATCTAGTGGGTGCTGTAGGGATAACCAGTTTAACATCTCAAGGGCAGAAACTGTTCTTGGATCTGTTATTTTCTGGCTCGAATGTTCAGAAGCATGAATGCCTGTCCTTTCTTAAAGAAATAACAGGTAACAGTAAGTAATGGTGATGGTTTTGTCTGCAGCATAACTGAAAGCAAAGCCCCCATTTCTGTACTTTTGCTTTCATAGTGAAAGCACTCCACACGCAAAGAAAGGGTGGAGCTGTGTTTgaataaaaaacattcttaaatgtCATTCATTACTTGTCATGTTGCTCTCCGATGTTCCACAAAACGAAAAAACATAAATGATCAAgtttgatattttatatatttttttgatatatatattattatatttgtctATCAATGTTAcaacttcattcattttctgatttatttttacactCTTCCATGTGTGAGGTGTGACTGTGGCCAAACTACAGCCCTTATCAAAGGACAACTTGTGCAAGAAGTGTTTAATGAACAGTATTGAACATTACCCATCAGTGTACCCACCTGATTTTGTAATAGTCCACATCCATAAAAAGTCCAACTAGTCTTCAGTTTACatctacagtgtagtgcagctAGGCACAAATCAACACGGTTAAAGTGAATTCAACCCTGTATTGTTAGAATTTTGGCAGATAGAGTCAGGAGATTCCAAGTTTTATTCATATGCATGCAGAAAATCATGCACAGGCACAGCCTGGTCATCAGTCTGTCACCAGGCCCATGAACACATAGCCTGACATGGTTTAAGAAGAGATTGGGGGTTAGGGGAGGAAGCAAAGATGGAAGAGAAGTAGGTGAAGTGAGAACAACCTTACAATCAGAAACATATAcccttgttttctttccttcaccCTCAAAGGCTGCATCAGTTATTAACAGAACTTTAATATGGAGCTCCTCAACTAGATTCTAAAGACTGTTTGTCAAGTTTCCTCATATAATAATTCATATAATACTTCCTGACCTGGGGGGAATGGAGGGgatggaatggaatggaatgttCCAGAGCTAGGAGAAGCTGAAACCCTCAGCCTCTCTCAAATAAGAACAACTCAGCATATCTTTAAGCAAGAACAAGAAACACACGCATGCTTTCAGTGATCATTGTATAGTCAGAGTGAAAAGCAAACCTGACACTGCTTGGCTATGCGCTCTAGCTTGTTCAACTACTTTTCCCTGTTTGGTCCAGAAATCATCTGAAGCAACTGTTGCATTTGAATTCCGCCACGTCCAGTTCCCAGTTCAAACTGTAGCTGGGCGACCTTTAAGCAGAACTGTTTTAAAAATGGCAGCATAAGAATCTACTCAAGGCCTACTGTAGTTACATATGCTTAGAAAAGGCCCATACAAATTCCATTAATACCAAAGCTTCTTGCAGACAAGCCTTTGTCACCCAAAGCATCCACCATTAGAAAGCTGTTTCCTATGTGTTAAGTACCTGTCTTGCTACGGCAACAACACGACTGGGTGCAGTGAGTAAAGTCTTTATCTTTTGCATGAGGTCAATGAAGTTGGGCCAGATTTTTCTAGGAGGTTTAAATTCTTTGCACAAGTTATCCAACAGCAGCGTCTAATGGAACATGGCCAATTTGTACACAAAGCAAGTTTTCCTAACTTTATTAAGCATGTCAAGTGATATGGTTGTCAGTGGCCTTGAACTATTAAACTTGCCTTGTAGCAGGCACTCCATTACTAGTGTGTGAcccctgctcctcctcctcagatggacggatggatggatttgtGTAGGGTTGCCACCTCAGCCCTGTAAAATTCCTAGACAAACCGATGTCAGTTCTTTACTATTCAGACACATACAAGAAACATCAATGCTATGATTCCACTTTTATAAAAATGTGCTTTCCATTGACATCAGCTGTTactcttttcaaaaacatcTTCTACCCAAACTTGTTAGAAATGAATACATACCATTTGGTATGAGACTATTTGTACATGTTATGATGTTATGGTTGTTAAAATGTTGCTTCATGTAAGGACCCCAACTGAAAATGAACAACATCAGTCATAAAATAGACCTGGACACCGAAATGTCAACTTGCAGCGAAAGTTTTATGAAACTACACCCACCTGAACAAACATTCCTAAAAGCTTTTGTCGGGTGTCATGCATGGCTTTCAGAAAATGTCATGTCTCACAAATACCTCTTAACAGGGTGAGTTACTGAGTTTGGAAATCAACATTACAGACTTTCTTACTGCTTTATAGTTTGTTGCTTCAACAAAATCTGATCTGAACTCAGGCCTTATGATCTAGACTACAGTGCAGTTTTGTAAGGGTACACTGTGCATGATCAGTAAACGGGTTGCATGATTATACAGTAAACACTCAgtaaagaaacactgacaggaGTCGGCtatgaatgtatttaatgttCCCCAGATCAGAGTCACAGCATACAGTGTGTAATAATTTCTAAATTAACAGAAATATCATCtccttatttatatattttttagttttctttttttaataagcatctatttttaaatccattattaacatgttttttcatCTCAAGTCTTGGGTTTCTGATTTTCAacaaagaaattaaaaacaGGACAACAGGTACAAGATAGCCACTCAGCAAAGCTGAGAAAGGACTTATTTCCTCCAGGGAGATTAATAATGTGCTTCTTTAACTCTGCATTACTAACCCTAGAACATGAAAATATAGTGATTTCTTTCTgaaatacagtgattttttaGTACatgaatttgaaaatgaatataataatgaaatgaaatgatcaaAATGTAACCAACAAAACCAGGCTCAAATCCTGCTAAATCTCCATGTTGCTCTTTAGATTGTAATAAATCCTGTAAAAGTCCAGAGCAGCTTTATAGGAGCTGCCATTTCACAGCAATAAATTGAACAACTATAATTCTCTTTGTTAAACTGTCAGAATGAGTTTCACGTGAAGGGTTTGATTGAACATGGTGATGATCAGCGAAAGTAGTGCAACTGGAAATATTAGATGTTCAGCTACTTAATGTGTTTCATCTGAAAAGAAGAGCACCCAACTGGACCATAAAATCACTGCATCATTACTCCTTAATGCCCTAAAAATGAATGAGACAACAGAAAACCAGGCTTTTATACTGAAGTTTGCTGGTGGCTGAATTCAAACTTGCACCTGTTGTCCTGCTCACAAAGTAAGTATTTCATTCactcagaaaacaaacaaacaaacaaacaaaaaaacaagaaactgaatatttacaaatatttttgttggtttgatcttacacttaaaaa
This window of the Pygocentrus nattereri isolate fPygNat1 chromosome 2, fPygNat1.pri, whole genome shotgun sequence genome carries:
- the LOC108434818 gene encoding endonuclease domain-containing 1 protein-like; the encoded protein is MRTAPTGIRGGNLKKICQRYGDKPRYATLYDSSRRLALYSAYTFKKSDGQRRMDTPWMYEPQLASEEESGNMQTLPPSDKTDPLIEDSQAMLEDYVDAVEYERGPLNPDQHQADNQDKAATYTLTNVVPQITDFVEGSWTAYTDRIRRRLNNFCRGVSYVVTGVTISGLTIRRGGQDRMAIPKHLWSAYCCPRYDRNSPYEVRYMFPSYAAYGLNEIVGHSVVEVSLKTLESFLKNQTGMDKNVSIFLNGCVSENKWKKRKKR